A stretch of DNA from Aphelocoma coerulescens isolate FSJ_1873_10779 unplaced genomic scaffold, UR_Acoe_1.0 HiC_scaffold_56, whole genome shotgun sequence:
cccggcaggaggaggaggaagaagaaggggccGGGCCGGCCTGTGGTGTCCGATGgccggggagcagcggggaggcctcggggagcggcggcgggcggggctctgttggagccgccccgaggggtTTGTGCCGTGCCGGGTCCCTGAAGGAGTCGCTCCGCGGGACGGGCGAGCTGGGAACgaaaggaaatacagagaagagaataaaatacaatcaaagagccgcaccgagaGGCGTCTCCCCCGCCCGcgtctgaaggagctgcaccgagggacgggCGGAGGGTGAGTAGCATAAACCCCAGAGAATGGagtaaaatagaataaaaaactGCACCGGGATGTCCGCGGCGCCCGGTGTCACTCGAGAGCCGCacggcgggacgggcgctgtcgggtgtggccagaagggcagcgccgaggagggtgagaggtgagaatagaaaaaacaatagagagaatagaataaaatgcaatGAAAGAGCCTCACCCGGGGATCTCCGCAGCCCCGAGTCACTGAAGAGCTGCCCCGAGAGAGCGACGAGACGTGACGGTGGTGAAAAAGCCGCACTGGAGGGGCTTGGGATGGGAGGTGGGAATGGACTAAACTCGagagaacagaataaaaaaatgacaaaaactcCGCACCGGGAATGGCCGCTGCCCGTGACTGAAAGAGCAGCACCGAGGGACCGTCGGGGCAGCACCGGGGGCTCTCGGCCGCCCCGTGTCACCAAAAGAGCCGCAGCCGGGGGGAGTTCTGGGGTCTCCTGGAGCCGCCCCGAGTGATCTCGGCCGCCCCGAGTCACTGAAGGAGGCGCAgcgagggacgggcggggcgcggcccgGATCGAGCCCCTCCAGCTGCGCCTCGAGCGGCGACCCCGCGggaccgcgccggggccgggcggcggcggcagccggaGCCGGGAAAGCGGCTTGGAGCGGCGGAGACGAGCGGGGGGTTTCCgaccagctccgctcagccctcgggcaccggggggttccgggggttgTTCCCGACCAGCTCCGCTcggccctcgggcaccggggggttccgggggttgTTCCCgaccagctccgctcagccctcgggcaccgcgctGGGGTCGCCGCGCACTTTTCACCTccggccgcccccacgggccgggccccgcggctcccgctgccgccgcctcggccccgccgagcccagaaACCACGAAAAGTCGCTGCCATGCACTGAAAAAGCTTTTCGTGGGCAGTGATGGGTGCGTGGGGAGTCCTTATGAACTCCCCTCCCCTCAGACCCTCCCGGGCACTGCCGGGCattagcgcagctcccggggccggGTCCCTGCCACACTTGGGTATTAAATCCGAGAGATTTGAGGAGCGGGCACAGCCCTAGAAACCAGGGCTTTGCCCTCGGGAGCTTGGAGCGGCACGAGGGGGATAAAGGATCCCCTGCACTCACCAATGCCtcctgaagcagctctggcccCCTAAGAACGGGGCTGTATTTGGGAGAGGGAGGAtggctgggatgggatctgGAATGAGACAGACACATGTTGGGATGAAGACGTTTGGGGGATCCGGttcctgaggaggttttggggcacTCTCCAGTCCTGAGGGATGTGTTACTGGGAGGGAGGACACACCTGGCTCTTGCACTTGGAGTGCGGCTCCAGAGGGAAGGACATGGGGAGCCCATTTTAGGGtagatcctgctgctttccaccAGTTTTGGGGGTGTTGTAGACTCCTTTGGGAGATTTCCCAGTCATTTTAGGAGGCGGAGGTGAGGCCTTTTTTGGGAGGATCCTGATGCTTTCTACCACTTTTCGGGGTTCTAAATGGCTTGTGGTGGAACCACTTTCATGGGTTCTGATGCTGCCCACCCGTGCTCTgcactggtccggactggtgctcccagtgccgtgtGGGGCAGGGCCATGGGGACCCCtccacagcacagcctggctgctttggggctgacGGCACTTGACCGGCGCTGGCCATGGGGCgtgtgctggcagctggggccatactggtggtactggtggtgctgggagctcaCGTGTCTGGGGGCCAGCAGGACTCAGGTGAATGTGGGTGTCTCAGGGGTGTGGTGAGGACAATGGGAAAATATTGAGAGaggtgggaaaaagggaggaagagagcagaaaacgGGAGCTGGAACGCCCAAACCAGGAGTCCAGCCCAGGGGTCTCTGGCCTGACTGCCCCCCAGCAAGTGGCTCCCACAACCCCTCAccctgtccccaaaatcccttggTATCCCCCCACCCATCTCTGTATTCCCCCCTCCAAAATCTCCAGGATCCCACGGTGAGACCAAAGGGGTCCAAATCCCCAGCTAGGGGGACCACAAGCCCCAAACTTTTTTCTCCACACAACAATCTACCCACTTTTCCCCTTCCTGGCTTCCCCCACAGCAGCTGGGGCAGCcaagagcccagcgctgccccagcccgaccggccccagctccatccctgctcctcccatgGGATGcgatgggtttggggggagggggccaagggtgggcactgggcctggggggaggaggagcaggggtggaggaggagggatgaaggagaagggggagaacggacaggaggaagagcagaaggaggaagtgcaggaggagtgggaggaagaggagggatagaggaggagcaggagcaggaacaggaggaggaagaggaggcagcacGTGCGTCCATCGCTCCCCGTAtctgcagccccccagccccggcagcatCGCCTCCCCCGCATTCCGCAGGGGaccggggaggggaagcttgCCCCAAATATCTTGGGTGGtccctgggagggttttttggggggggttccagCTGGTGGCtcacagcagagccccggccgtGGGTGGGGGGATGCGGGGTCTCCCCCCACGTGTGGGTTGGTCTCCCTGGGTCAGGCTCTGGTACCACGTGGCGATTGCCCGGTGCCGGTGCGGCGTGAGGGGGACACCGGTTTTGGGGACTGCCTGGGAGATCCAGGTTTGGGGGAAGAGAGCCATGGAGTGGGAAGAGTGGAGAAGGGTGATCCCGGAGCTGGGGGACCCTGGGCAGCCTGAAGGGAGGGGGAGGATGGAGAGCAGGGGAACCAGGGACCCCTTGGACACCAAAGTGGGGAGCCCGGAAAGGGGGGACCCCTGGGATTCCCCGGACCCCTCATAGCCCAGAGAAGGCGGGAACATTGGATAGGGGGGAACCTCAAAATACACAGGACCCCAGAAGCCAAGAGAGGAAAATGACCCGCAGCCCAAAGTGGTGAAAACAGAGAGGGAACTCCGGGGAGGGTAGTTTTTGCTGAATCTTGGAGTTTTTGGTTTGAATCTGCATTATTTGGGCTGAACTTTAATTTTTGGAGGGGAGGAGTGAAccttggtgtttctgaggtttGTTGAGCTAAATGTTGGTGGTTTGGTTATTGTGGGGGGTAGAATCTTTATATTTTGGAAGGGCTTTTTCCTGGATATTGAGATTTTTGGGGCCATGTCTtcgtgtttggggtttttttggctggaTTTTATTATCTTGGAGTTTTTCATCGACACAAGATGCCCAGAGACTTCTGGAGATGGATTTGGGCAGAAGGAACCCCCAAGCCACTGCACTCACCCCTTGTTTCtccccccaaaccaggatttgtcattcccaaggtgtggctggatggaggaggaggaaaagccctggGATACTGCacaaggaggggctgcaaacgcagcccccagagatccaaggaggaaagagccccccTGTGTTGGGAAGGCAGCCGGAGATCCAGGGGGAGcttggagctgggggagaagcctcagcatggggagaagccccacaagtgcttggaatgtgggaaggaaCTTCAGGCTGAGggaacaccagaggatccacactggggaaaagccctatggttgtggggaatgtgggaagagctttgggcagagctcccacctgatccagcaccaggtgatccacaccagggagaggccctatgactGCTtagaatgtgggaagagcttcagctggaGCTCTGCCCTGAGAGAGCACCAGCGTccccacaccggggagaggccctacgagtgtggggagtgtgggaagagattTCAGACCACCTTCAATCTCCTCGAACATCAGTGGACTCACAGaagagaggcccttccgctgccctgactgcaggaagggcttcaagcaAAATTGCACCCTCATCACCCACCagtgcatccacactggggagaggccctacgagtgtcctgagtgcgggaagagcttctccaggagctctgccttgacccaacaccaacggaggcaccgctaagggaagccctgcgagtgccccgagtgcgggaagagcttcgtgcgctgctccagctccatcccccgtgggaggatcggcgttggatgatccccagtgacccccgttgggcagagccctggtgacccccgttccgggtgatccgcgctgggtggggggaaggtgttggagagatttctttgccttctccttgtgctgctgggatttggttgggaaTAAATATCcatgtgcccaggctggctctgttgtGCCCGTGCTGGTGTTTGCTGAGGGATCTCTCCCAGTCCTATCCCATCCCAGGAACCCTTGgttaaattttctctcctctgtgcagctgcagggggcatcgacagagtggctttggtgggtgcctggcattgtTCCACGTCCCCCCAGGCCATGGACATCCCTGGgatcccagtgtgctggtgcattcccctctcctcctttccagGCTGCAGTGTGATCTGAGAAATGCTTGTTAGGCCTTGGCCTTGAAAACAgcacctgggctcagctcttTCTGAGCTTGTCAGAAATACTGTCTGCTCCCAGGAATTGCTGAGGAGCTCCTGCTTTCCTTATGACCAGCCCTGGAAAAGGTTCCTCTTGCCCGAATGGCATAGCATTCCTGTTCTCCCACTTTCAGAGAAAGTGCCGACCCAGACTGTGGCCGGGATGAAACATCATTATGACTGAAGCCCACTCTCTTGGGACCCTCTCAACAGCGGCCCAAAAGGAGACCCTTTGAGCTCTCCTGGGCCACCGTGGGCTGGGACCAGCAATCTCCCTCTGAGGGGgcctctcagagccagcaaaCCCTCAGGTTTGCTATACCTGGAGATCGCCGAACCACGATGTGTCCTGGGCCGATACCCTCACTCCTCGAGGCCTGATCCTGTGCCCAGAAGGACAGGAAAAAGCTTCCTTCCATAATGAGGATTTCACTGACTCTGAGGGGAATTTTTCACAGGAACCTTGCTTGCACTGGCTGTTTCTGTCTGTGTGCGTGCCCCTGCGCATATGCTATAGCAAACCTGAGAGAAATATTGCTTTCTTAGGTGTTTAAGTGAGTCAAGGttctaaaaaattaaaattttagctAAGAGTTAGAAGAAATTTGTATTAATTAAGACACAaagtagaaaaacaaaagataacTTAATGCTTAGTAGATGCCTAAGCTAGAGCTGAGTGATGTATTATTTGCCATtatatttttaagttttgtttatagaaggaaacaaaatgaaTGAACTGTCATCAAAAGAAATTGAAACTAATAGAACCAAGAACAGCACCTGGGTTTCGTAATAATTAATCAAAAGTAGGAGATCTTGGGCTGCGCCAAGAGGTCATGAAGGCCTGCCAACAGCAAGGAGGTAAAAAGGCCACTGTGAGGAAGACATTCCTGACTTCCTCTTTCAGGACCACTGACTCAATTCAAGAGAGAAACTGCGCATGCGTGAAAGACCAATGATCTCATTTTAATACAAAGCGGAggatgggaggtgctggggtcaTACATATGCAGAAGATGTAAAACTTTGAGTAATAAATAGAGAACGAGAAACCTTGTACTTGGCTGGCATGTCTTTAGGAAGCTACTCCCATGCACCCCCACTTGTGCCTGAATAAACACACCACTTTCTAACTTTAATTAGTTAGAGGGTCTTTGTCCATGGATATCGAGATCTAATGAATCACCAGGAACCAGCATCCCCCATATCCCCTGGAAGATCCCCCCACGTCCCCATCCATGTCTTAGTTCAACATCTTTATTTTTACCTCGGGTTTGGGTGTTTCGAAAGgacaaagagaaatgaaaagaaaatcaaggcCACTGagagccaggaagaggcagagcccCCCAGCCTGGTGTCTTTCCAACACGGCTCACCAGCACCACGGATCTCTGGGGCTCTGCCcaacgggggtcactggggatcatccaacgccgatcctcccacgggggatggagctggagcagagcacgaagctcttcccgcactcggggcactcgcagggcttcccttagcggtgcctccgttggtgttgggtcaaggcagagctctgtgagaagctctgcccacactggggacactcgtagggcctctccccggtgtggatgcgccggtggatGATGAGGGTGTAGTTGCGCTGGAAGCCcttcccgcagtcggggcagcggaagggcctctcatccgtgtgactCTGCTCATGTTTGAGGAGACTGCAGCTCCttggaaacctcttcccacactccccacactcgtagggcctctcccctgTGTGCGTCCGCTGGTGTGCCCACAGGCTGGATCTCCGgccaaagctcttcccacactccccacactcgtagggcctctccccagtgtggctTCTCTGGTGGACAATCAGGTTGGAGCGCTGGCTGAAGCTCTGCCCACACTctccacactcatagggccgttccccagtgtggattttCCAGTGGCGGATCAGACTGGAGCTGTctctgaagcccttcccacactccccacactcgtacgGCCTCTCTCCGGTGTGGATTCTCTGGTGGAAAATCAGTCTGGAGTTCcacctgaagcccttcccacattttgagcacttgtggggcttgtCCCCATTGTGAAGCTGTTCATGGACCCCCAGCTCCAAGCTCTGGCTggatctccggccgccttcctCCTTGGACCTCCTTGGGCtgtgtttgcagcccctcctcgtgcagcatctctggggcttttcctccccgttgGATTCCTGCCCCGTGGAGCCACTCAAAACAGCCTCTCCCACCAGGTTCTGCCACAGGGATTTGTCCTCTCTGGGCTCCGTGCTCAGCTCCctgtctgggggaggaaggacaaggagaggatgggatttgcctccgtgccacagggaaggggaaagagatCCCCCCCAGTCTATCCCCAGCAGGACAGCGTCGGCAGCAGGGTTGTCCTGCAGTCGgggtgatgctgggctgggagatggagcaggagagagggggaaaggggcagtgacttcctcctcacctgcctggggctcccggggcatcttcctcttcttcgcggcctcctcctcctccatccggccaCGGGTTGGCAATGGGAAATCCTGCTCTGGGGGAAAACAAGGCCTGAGCGCCCTGGGTTTGGTGGTTCCGCTGCCCGAGCCCAGCTCGAGAAGTCGCCGCTCCTTTCAGTGCCGAGGGGCCCGGACCCCACTCATCTCCAGCCTCCCTCACCCCTCCAGGCTGCAGGGGGTCCCCCGGCTCCGGAATCGCCCCCCTCCGCTCTCCCTACTCCGGGGCTCCCGCGTTCCCCCCCGGCTCTCCCGGGGATCCCCAAAACCGGTATCGCCCCAACACCCCCCCCAAGGGGCATTTGCGGCTCAGCTTTGGGGTCCTGCAAGCTCCGAACATCGCCTGCCCCGCAAAAAACCCTCCCGGAGACCCCCGATGGGTTTGGggcgagctccccctccccgctcacctcggGATGCGGGGGGGCGATGCTGCCGGAGCCGGGGGAGCTGCGGCCTCAGCGGGCGGGCGGGGGAACCGCgcgcttctgctgctgctcctcctcctccttttcctgctcctcctcttcctcctcctcctcctctctccctcctcttcctcccgctgcccctccgctcccgccccggcccgggcaggTTCCGAcaccccaaagcagccgcgctgtgccctgggggggttcccaaagcggccccgccccgcgcggcaCTGGGACCGATACTGAGAGCACCgggaaggaactgggagcacgATCCCTCCCAGTACGGcacttactgggagcactgggaggcgaCAGCGACTGGCGGCGGCTGCAGCCGGTGCTGGGCGTGGCCAAGATGAGGGCGGGGTTATGCAAAATGCAAGGGGAATACCGCGGTGTGATTGGTGGGCGTGGATGGGCGTGGCTATGGAAATAGCGGAACGTTTCCCGCCGTGCGTTTGCTGGAGGTGGGCGTGGTTATGTAAAATAAGTGGGCCCTGCTCGGTGTGGCGTCAGTGCTCGTGGGCGTGGCCATGCAAATCACGCTGTCATTGCCCAGTGGTTTGTCGTTCTGGTGGGCGGGGTTATGCAAATAAGAAGGCCGGTCCGCATTTAGTTGTTGGACGTGGTGTCCGGTGTCCGGTCCCGGAGCGCGGAGCCCGGTTCGGGGGGTGTCCGGTGTCCGGTCCCGGAGCGCGGAGCCCGGTTCGGGGGGTGTCCGGTGTCCGGTCCCGGAGCGCGGAGCCCGGTTCGGGGGGTGTCCGGTGTCCGGTCCCGGAGCGCGGAGCCCGGTACGGGGGGTGTCCGGTGTCCGGTCCCGGAGAGCGGAGCCCGGTTCGGGGGGTGTCCGGTGTCCGGTCCCGGAGCGCGGAGCCCGGTCCAGGGGGTGTTCGGCCCCAGGAGAGGAGAGCTCGCTCTGGTCACTCGAGgaggggaagttttggggtccccagagtcccctggggtggggaggggggggatttAGGGTCCCCAGGAGAGGGGGCCGCCCCCCGAGCTCCCCCCACACTTTGTGCTGTCTCCAAGAATGTCCCCAAATCTCCTCCCATCATGGGGGCGCGGACccccatcccaatcccgatcccaggAGTGGCTGACCCCGATCCCGATTTCGGGGGGCGGCTGATCCCGATCCTGACCACGGTTCGGACCCCAATCCTGgccccaatcccgatcccgagGGTGGCTGACCCCAATCCCCATCCCAGGGGCGGTTGATCCTGATCCTGACCCCGATCCTGACCACGGTTCGGACCCCAATCCTGACCTCAGTCCCGATCCCGAGGGTGGCTGACCCTGATCCTGAccccgatcccgatcctgatcccgGTTCCGGTGCCACGTGAGCGCTGATCCCGTTAAGAGCCTTTGCCCGGGGGGGTGACAACCATGGCCGCCCCCCCGGCGCGCCCTGTTCCTGTCACCGCTGCTCCTCGGGCATCGGCCTGGCCGTGGCCGTGCGGCTTCCTGGGTGaggggggtgtccccaaatgtccccaacgcgggaggggacacgggatgcaccgggaggggatgggggggacacccccggATTGTCCCCAACACGGGAGGGGGATAAGGGACAAAccgggaggggatggggggacaccccaggacTGTCCCCAACACGGGAGGGGGTTCCcgacaggattttggggtgtccttgatgggattttggggtctgcaGTTCTGGCCACCACGCAGAACCTGTCACAGCCAGgctttggggttcctggggtgTTCCTGAGGGCTTTTTGGGACCCCCtgatgaattttggggggtttttgcaGTTGCATGCGGGACCTGTGCCAGGGGATCCCTGATGGGGTTTTTAGGGTCCCTTTCAGGATTTTGGTGTCTGCAGTCCTGGCCACCATGCGGGACCTGTCCCAGCAGGTTTGGGAGTGTTCCTGATGGGGTTTTCGGGATCCCTGACAGGATTTTGGAAATTTTGGGATCCCTAGCAGCTTTTTGGGATCCTGAATTGCCCAAACTGGGCtaagagacacttcagagacagtcagagaagtgggtatttgctttattcagcgCCGGATACGCGGCGGATCTCTCCtccaaaaacacacacacacacacacacacacacacacacacacacacacacacacagcacttCCTACAACACAATATTATGGGTAAAAGTCATGAATATTCATCGCATTCTTCGGGATAGGGGTGGTTATACAAATCAGTTcttggaagtcattaatatcattagcataggTGTCACACATGAgtggtgtgtcctggtggtcgcactgaggaaggctcctcttcttcctcgggggtctttccaATGAAGATCAGTACTCTTCATCACAATGCAATTTTCACCTTTCTGGAGCATGGGCAGTCCTTTGTGGGGTGACTCCGCAGTTTCTGCGCTGGTATCAAACAGATTcttgttcctcttatcttgtgtcataggttagcaagcacagtcccggaagggatgtccttgctaaggggtgcttacagtttcctctgggacctgacagaacctatcagctggccagtttgaatatggacaattctttaagccacttaaagttgtgaccgcctctgtgatacacacttaagaatagacagactcccccccaagctcccTCTCGTttccagcactgggacaggtggctgcagggcccagtgggcccggcccaggccctgctcgggcgaggccgggccgggccatggctccaggatgacccccccagcagggctgtgggcagccagagcggctcggaaccaaccccccacaccccactgcggccaagatttcagcaaagcagcaccgatgtccggcagaggtcagtgaccaacagtgataagccacacagctgcaaggccgaggtgagattaacccttttattgctgcgaagagctgaaaacctgagggaagaaagagaggagaggcctaaagctgaaagtctgttgtgaagctatgatatatcagagtatcccctTGTAATTTCAtaaagatatggggggtggagtgttcaactcgtaagcaataggcaaatgctgccacagctgtaatttcatgagaagcttggacagggagagatgaaccaaatgaggacttttgctccaaaggggaaaggagaaaacctcagttcctagagatgctcccagagatagtcttaatgatgaagatgaggaagaccctttgctcccagggaaggagaagggcctctgtttctttgtttctgaacagctcaaccttaaaattgtaccccaaaaaacttcaagagtggaccctcggaagcagttgcgggaaaagctgcaagtcggggaaagggactcacattgcgagcagagagactcctcttcctaaatggactgaacagtatttggaagtgggtggctgtctcgttgtgatactgttttcatagcacaagcaaaaagagacttctctttctaaatggactgaacaaggttattatggcagtggtaaacagactgaacatcttaagggttgtctttacattgtcagtgggagaagggaggaaggtggggggaggaggagagttctgaaggtggtaaaattttttttttctttttcttttcttcttttaggtctgttaataaacttctttatattctttcaagtttggtgcctgctttgcgtttctcctaattcttatcccacagaagataaacagtaatgagtattttagcccaaaccactacgCCACCCCACGCGGTTTGTAAACAAGAGTCGGCTGCAGTCGAGAAGGCTCCAGGCGCCTCCTTCCAGGCTGACTCtgccgatgctgaggctgctctgggctctgacggggctctgctggggctcagctctgggcaaggctgggcccgctctcccctcgCATTGCTCCGGGCAGCTGAGTCACGGGGGGACAAGGAAGGGACACGTCAAGGGACTTGAGGTTTAACAGagcttttattcaaaaaactgccataactaccaggctgtcctaaccACCATAACTAACTAGCAGTGCTAACTACCGTAACTATCCACTTGTCCTAACTACTATAACGAAAAGCTGGCCCCAGGTGCTTCACGTCCTCCGCTGCTCCTtcaattgctttgctgcagcgatcagagggctcaggctggagagaggcttggctgatgataaaaatgggtgctgcccaaaggatgaaaaagaaagaaatcaactgtTACTTTCCCAAGTCAAGTTCCTCACAGCCTCTGTTGCAACaagacaaaggggaatggtttgaaactcaggagagggaagcaggctcagattagatctgaggcagaagttttttatcagaagagtggggaaacactggcagagggtgcccagagatgtgggaggtgcctcctccctggaaacatccaggCTCAGGTCAAGCAGGGCTCTGAGCCGCCTGATctgcttgaagatgtccctgcgcCTTGCGGGGCACCTGGTCCAGATGACCAGGAAAGGACCCTGCCAAGCCAAACCAGGCGAggattctgctggctttgcatgtgaaaagcagcgaGACTGGACACTATTGGAGGGAGCCCCACGAGAAAACCCCTCCCTCGCGCTGCTGTTTCCCCTGCAGCCGCTTcgcatccacctgcagcagctcctgggcagaccagcgccgctcctcgtccggctccaggctgcactccaggaagtcccgcagcagagccgacaggcgcctgggctcctgcagctgcggggtcccGTTCTGCCGGATCAGACAGCGAGCCTGCGCggaaagcaaacacttctgaaaaagctctgccagcttccttcACACCCACGAGTGCTCACAGCGACCCCGGTTTCTCAGCCCCAGtctccagggacactttcctccctggcagagatgctgctcagagctcatttttctatgccaaccaaaaaagccaaacgcttctgcagccacagccattccAACTTCCACATGATCTTGCCTTGAGAGCCAATGTCATTGGCTGACTTTGTTAGTTGGAACCTCCATCAGAAATAACCCATTTTGCTTCTCCAAATACGGACACCAGCTTTACAGGCCATTTGCAAGAGTCACTGTGGTCTGCCGGTGGTATTTCCAAGGATTCTTACATCAaatgcatccctgcagtgccactgacactcaagtaaatgcattcaagatgctccatcccagaaactgccaggcaaggaacccgaggtttgggttgctgaaagctcagccttggtgacatggagaaagtagcttgggctaggaaagaaatatgttagactatggggatgttaaacaatcatcttcatgttttagac
This window harbors:
- the LOC138101872 gene encoding zinc finger protein 239-like, which codes for MEEEEAAKKRKMPREPQADRELSTEPREDKSLWQNLVGEAVLSGSTGQESNGEEKPQRCCTRRGCKHSPRRSKEEGGRRSSQSLELGVHEQLHNGDKPHKCSKCGKGFRWNSRLIFHQRIHTGERPYECGECGKGFRDSSSLIRHWKIHTGERPYECGECGQSFSQRSNLIVHQRSHTGERPYECGECGKSFGRRSSLWAHQRTHTGERPYECGECGKRFPRSCSLLKHEQSHTDERPFRCPDCGKGFQRNYTLIIHRRIHTGERPYECPQCGQSFSQSSALTQHQRRHR